A window from Balaenoptera musculus isolate JJ_BM4_2016_0621 chromosome 8, mBalMus1.pri.v3, whole genome shotgun sequence encodes these proteins:
- the HPX gene encoding hemopexin, whose amino-acid sequence MARALGTPVVLWLLGLCWSLANAHPLSLANAPRHEAEGGNATKLDPDVMERCSDGWGFDATTLDEHGTMLFFKGEFVWKGHNWTQELISERWKDVPGPVDAAFRHGHDRVFLIKGDRVWEYPPEKESKYPKLLQEEFPGIPSPVDAAVECHHEECLHEGVLFFQGNHMRFWDFTTKTVKKRSWQAVGNCSSAMRWLSHYYCFWGNQFLRFNPVTGDMYPKYPLDVRDYFMPCPGRGHAHRNVTHHRDKRCSPDLVLSALLSDKHGATYAFSGSHYWRLDTSRDGWHSWPIEHLWPHGPSTVDTAFSWDDKLYLIQGTEVYIFLTKGGYTLVDGYPKGLEKEFGSPHGINLDTVDAAFTCPGSSLLHVMAGRQLWWLDLKLGAQATWTELPWPHEKVDAALCTEKSLGPNSCSANGLGLYLVQGPNLYCYRDVEELNVTEALPQPQKVNSLLGCPH is encoded by the exons ATGGCTCGGGCACTGGGAACGCCAGTTGTACTGTGGTTGTTGGGCTTGTGCTGGTCTCTGGCTAACGCCCATCCTCTTTCTCT GGCTAATGCCCCTAGGCATGAAGCTGAAGGTGGGAATGCAACCAAGTTGGACCCAGATGTGATGG aaCGCTGCTCGGATGGCTGGGGCTTTGATGCTACCACCCTGGATGAGCATGGGACTATGCTGTTTTTTAAAG GGGAGTTCGTGTGGAAGGGTCACAATTGGACTCAAGAGTTAATCTCCGAGAGGTGGAAGGATGTCCCCGGCCCTGTGGATGCTGCATTCCGCCATGGTCATGACAGAGTCTTTCTGATCAAG GGGGACAGAGTCTGGGAATACCCTCCTGAGAAGGAGAGCAAATATCCAAAGTTGCTCCAAGAGGAGTTTCCTGGAATCCCATCCCCAGTGGATGCAGCTGTGGAATGTCACCATGAAGAATGCCTACATGAGGGTGTCCTCTTCTTCCAAG GCAACCACATGAGGTTCTGGGACTTCACTACAAAAACCGTAAAGAAACGTTCCTGGCAGGCTGTTGGCAACTGCTCTTCTGCCATGCGATGGCTCAGCCACTACTACTGCTTCTGGGGTAACCAATTCCTGCGCTTCAACCCTGTCACGGGAGATATGTATCCTAAATACCCTCTGGATGTCCGAGACTACTTTATGCCCTGCCCTGGCAGAG GCCATGCACACAGGAATGTGACCCACCATAGGGATAAACGCTGTAGCCCAGATCTAGTCTTGTCTGCACTGCTGTCTGACAAACATGGTGCCACCTATGCCTTCAGTG GATCCCACTACTGGCGTCTGGACACCAGCCGGGACGGGTGGCATAGCTGGCCCATCGAGCATCTGTGGCCCCATGGTCCTTCAACAGTGGATACTGCCTTTTCCTGGGATGATAAGCTCTATCTGATCCAG GGCACCGAGGTATATATCTTCCTGACAAAGGGAGGCTATACCCTAGTAGATGGTTATCCAAAGGGGCTGGAGAAGGAATTCGGGAGCCCTCATGGGATCAACCTTGATACTGTGGATGCAGCCTTTACCTGTCCTGGGTCTTCTCTGCTCCACGTCATGGCAG GACGGCAGCTGTGGTGGCTGGACCTGAAGTTAGGAGCTCAAGCCACGTGGACAGAGCTTCCTTGGCCCCATGAAAAGGTTGACGCGGCCCTGTGTACGGAAAAGTCTCTGGGCCCCAACTCGTGTTCTGCCAATGGTCTCGGCTTGTACCTCGTCCAAGGCCCCAATTTGTACTGCTACAGAGACGTGGAGGAATTGAATGTGACCGaggcccttccccagccccagaaaGTAAACAGCCTCCTGGGCTGCCCTCACTGA